From Rhopalosiphum padi isolate XX-2018 chromosome 2, ASM2088224v1, whole genome shotgun sequence:
aacaCTCTAAGAAACCCATATATGAGTATTATGGCTTATTGactattgtgtttaattttcaatctaGAGAAGTATAGTCTTTTTTACTATCTAAGTATTTCATATGCATAATTGTGAAACCAATACATTCTGCGattcacttaaaatataaaataagtcatTTGTAAAAACAGTGTTTACCACTTGTCTCCAATAAGTAATCTCGAACTGTAGCTGATCTAGTTAAGTTCCCAAATACTCTAGCTACTTCCACTTTACAAAAACGATTTCTGGTTGTAAGTAACAAGCTCAAtgctaaaacaataattttaaaataattataatatctatctgACTACGTATAATGACTATATCCATAGGCTATAGTTAATAATTGAGCTACAAATACCTTGTGTTATATCTAGCTGACGAGATCCAAAAGGGCCACAATTCGGCTTTGACATGTCCGCATAATAGGATAAATTGTTTAAAGCCGCTAACGCAGCGAGTACAAGCTCTTCGTTTTCATCAATAGATTTCCGCCTAAGTATAGTCAATAAAGAATCTAAAAACTGTTCGCATTCTTTTACTTTGTGAACTGGATGATACTCGTCTGCCACCTTTACTAACTTAGCACCGATTTCTGGTTGAATGCTCATATTTACTATGACGCGTATTACCTATTAACCAAGCATACGGTTATtggttaatttgttttatattttaaaagaaaagaaattattttactttaataagcACATCCTCAACAATGTTGAATTTAACGTCACgtgatatattgtttaaatcttTTTCCAGGTATAATtgcattaaattcaaaaatgttccCATAGAACAATGCGTTtcgtataactataatatggaAGTATATAAAGTACAagatttataacttttttgttGGTAAAAACTTTTCATGTAATATTACTTGGTGTCTAGCGTTTTCATTATTAGTCAGTATGTTCCCTAATGCATAGGTAATACGAACTACAATTTCTTCTTGTCCCgggtatttttctattattgacATTAATACTGATACATTTGACCAGCACTCCACAAGTGCTTCGCAGCATTTACCATCAGTGgacataatactaataatatttataatatgttattattttttacttgataagtttataatacattaatataggtatatttgttttacctaaatacctatgtataaaataatatttattatggatgccgtaataaatatttttggtaccTTAAAATTCTGGAAATGTTCGTAACCACATCAATATCTCCAGAAAACAATTCCAAAGCACGATATATAGTCACCAAACCACCCGAAGATAAAAGTTCAACGTAGAATTTTCTGTCATTGACTACATTTCTAAGGGTACCAGTTAATTGGTATAGTACGTGGTTGATGGTCTCCGGCATGATTTGACGTTCTGTTCTttctaaatttatcatttttaaatgtaataacattaacGATAGACAACCGTTATTCATAGCACGTTCCATTAAATCTGGATTCATAGTAAGAAATTTTAAAGCTCCATAACCGTAAATTAAAGACTCTGAATCTTCATGTGGAGTAGCTAAACCAAGTATATCCACAAAAAGGGTTAATACATTGGTTTTGAGGAATAAATTATCGTTTTTGTCTAAacgagatattttaaatataagtttgcAAACAGTTGCTAAATATTTTCCAGTCACTTGCATctaaaaatcaacatttaattatattgtatttaaacattgaaaaatcATTTAACTTACCTgaagtaatactaataatatatgaacagtAAGTTCGTCATCAGGTGAAGTGTTAACAAGTTTAAACACTGTTTTCAGTATAGTCTCTTTCTTATTTTCGTCACGTATTACTGATAAGTTTTCGCGTTTTATAGCCATTGCTAGCTTATTTAAAAGTGAACACATCTCACTAGTTTCAaaatctacaaataaaatacatttaaaaaaaaatacatcatatttatttatattttacctattttaattttatgtgcataaattatgcaatttaataataatattattacattttcatgaaattcgtataattatataataactaataagggaCTACGGAATTTTCACTTAAGCTTTTACATATTAACtaacttaactatattatactttatatacccGAGTCTTCaagcaatatttaaataaatatctataaaccaatattaaaaaatctgtctttgtatataataaatatttcaataattaatagtacctatcaattatcatttaataatataataataatacatagtacaaacagttaagttataatatgaaaatattatataaatatatcataatatattattatataattaaacaaaatacaaattatttagtgaTTCACTAAACATTTTCACTTGTTTATTATGACGACTGTAGATGCAATAGAAAACGTTAAATACTCCAAAACTCGTATTTCCTTATTACTTCACATCAAACTATAAAAGTGATGAGTAAGAATAATGACTAGTGAGCATACAATTGGAGTGTTActctgtaaatattatttatacaatcgaGTTGCGATAACTCGAACCTCGAATTTCGATAAATTTGACaactggatttttttttattcccctagaaatataaattaattataaattaacataaattcgagttagaaatctcgaataatacatatctcgaaacgaatttttatctcccttcaacttcgagctatcgcgactcgactgtattaaatagctaaaataaatgcaaataccTACTAGCGATCATCTTATAAATTTGGtttaaatgttatcaattaagtaagtattattaaattaattgtcacTCGATACtatactttttttcattttggttTCAATTAGTGACACGACCCATAAGCAGTCAGTGTGTATATCAAAACATAGTGCTCTCGCTtcgtttatttcattttcatggCTCATATATTCATGATCATACACATTTTGTTCATAATGATTCTAAAACAttggatttataatttttaatttaaaaatatcttaagatattttatacttaaatatatcaataaatataaaatatatcttttattcaactaaaaaatgcacagatttaattttgttttaactagttttgattttttaatactagGTATACTCGTATAGTAACAacgaaaaataacttattaggCAAATTATAAGGCACAAAAGCATAAACGGACATTTGGTTGAATTTGTAGAGggccaataataattaataatccaaTGTAAAGTGATCCGCGTCCCCTTTCTATACAcaggtataacaatataacatattaccttcgatatttttttttgggggggggggggttgtcTATTGAAATAATTGGGAGGCTAACCCTCCCTAAGTCCCCCTCCCGATGTCCACCTATGCACAAAAGCCAACTTTAAGTTGAAACTGTTCTATACatctatatacgatatatataatatcgtatatataattttttgtttcgtAATTAAAGACTAATAGGctaatatattcttttaattttgaCAACTTActgtaaagtttaaaaatgaaatacatttttccgCGTAGGTTATTTTTacatagaattattaatattgaaaaaaaacaggcatcattttttgatataatcGTTTAAATAGTTCaaagttttacaaaattaattttaataattatatatcttgAGAATAAAATGCAAGTATGTACTGTAATGTATACATGCGTTTAATTTAGATGTAATGATACAACATTGCATATACCTACGTAAAACGATTTTAACCTCGTCTGTCAGCTTAGAttgctaaatatattttataatatatttatattgctattataagtaatttattttactattagtaatgtACGGTACaatgatgaattaatttttgccaaaaacattgTCTTAcctaatagatttttaaaatgccattgggtatataaaatattaaaatatgataataaacacaaaagtttcaagtctccaaacaaataatatttttgaattacaaatgtctgcaaaaaaaaaaaaaaatctagctTTTTTCGTTAAATATGAAGTACTAATAAGGAACATTTTCAAGCCTTAGctacaaaaattgaaatgttaACAACAAAATCATTTGCAAATTTTTGTggttttgacaaaatttgtcaaaatttgaacttcacatacttataaaaaaaaaattgtgccaatactaatgtaggtatttttaatattttcaaaaactataatataacaattaacagcTTAAGAAAAACAtatagtattcaatttttagctTTTTGACCgaacgaaaatatttttatcgatatttatagaaaaatgcttattgttaaatatttttttctaaacaaatatttttaccataatttctgtgtagaaaataaaaataaaaatcaatatttttaatggattgAAGATACATTTTTGAtggttataatttgaaaatacacacaaaaaataataacttataagtaatataatataatacttcatagttcaatgtatatttaataaataggtactaactACTAGGTAGTACCaattataaaagataatgtGATACAACAATGGGAAGACAGAAAGCTGGAGAtgatcaaaaatttgaaaactttGTAAATAACAGGTATTTTTATAGGTCCTATCTCCTACCAAGTTTAAAACTAATCAAAAGTCTACTCTTGATTCatcatttagattttaaattaataagtgatttaaataaaaaatctatatctaaaaaaatatggtgAACTCTAAAGATAAGTATTTCTCATTtccaaaacaaaaatttgaatcatgccctttcatttttattattagatttttgtgtatattaagTTTCactagtttttgtatttttactgtaaccataaagcaaaaataaaaaaataaaagggtacctatataacaatattatgaatattataaatcaaattagtaAATGGTACCTTAAGTAGTGTATCGATTGACAGAGGAAAAGATAacgatgacattttttttcttgataataTGTTTGCATTGTTAGCCACATCTGAATTAGAACGTCGACGTGTTGTGCTTGGGGAACTGCTTTGTGTTTgtcttttaatttcttttttacaaTCTACTACATtagaaataacatattatattaatcactaTACTATgacatattaataacaattgtaaTACTTCTTACAATTATTGGCGGTAgaatattttgtactattaaGAGCTGGTAGTTTTGTACAActagtttttttcttttcctGCAATTGCACTTGTTGTAACCTATTATACATATGAGCCGTATGAGTATTACCATTGTGTTTATACGTTTGAAACAGTTTTCACATACTTAAAAGCACTTGGTGGACGATTTGTTCGTCGGTGACAGAAGAAAACCCTTTCCCGAGGGGTGAATGGTCTATTTGTTGACAGTGGCTTTACATAAAGGGATGGATTCAGAGCTGCTTTCGCTTCACTAATAATTTCTGAACTAGTTTTTGGTAGCTTAGCTACGTTTACTCTGTCAGACATTCTAGTTTTctacaaatacatataaagCTAATAAATTTCACGATTTAAATATCACTTTTATAgcttatttcattttaataacttaaaacaccTTGCCTATCAACTTATCAAAACTTGCTTGAGTATGttgtgttttatttgttttcataaacTGTTACCAAGGAGCTTATGGCAATTTAGGGTATAGTAAAagagttattgatttttttttttcagaacaatgtatttaatttaaaaaatatatatataaatacatacaaccaataaaatatgtattaaattaaagtttattcaattacatttttaatataacacttgattaaattaattgtattcattttaaaataaagtacaaaTAAATGGGACATAGTGATAATGTTCTTAAGtagtattacactattacagcTATATTCCATTGATTGAGTCTTCATCACAATCACCTGGTGGCCTAAGCTCGTCTTCTTTCAAATTAGATATGTTTTCAGATGATTGTTTTTCTTCGTTCtgtaagaatataaatttattttaactacatgtaaataatcataattcataagtaaTAAATCAcgtcaatgtatattatttatattattattattaaaaaataaataaagtatatattgtaaatatttaaatgcatttaactTACAgtttacatatatgatatatttaataatttttaactgaatAAAAGGTGGATTCTATGGTATTCCaagtttcaaatttatattattatacttcggCAACAACTAGCTTAGTatcttaacaaattattttaatttacttacagACACTATAACATGTTGATTATTTGTATTGCTTACAGGTTCACatttcacttttaaattttgatacatTGGTACTTccaatttttttccaaatataaCATCCATAATTGCTTGACGAATGTGCAAACGCttaaaaaaggaaaaacaatttaactttaaaaatctatttttaattaattgattaactCTTACTTGTACTTCGGTAAAACTAAGTACATGATCTAATAATGATTTTCTCATTTCTGGACATTGAAATAAAACATCTTCTAGCTGCTCTGGTGGCAATTGTAGTAACACTTGAAAACTATTAGGTTTTGTCTTCTGACAACACTTTATGAAACCCTCCCATTGTTTCTTTTGGTGCCACACTTTTTTTAGAATAAGTCTTTGgagtatattcattataaaagcAATCAAACGTGGAAAAGTTGTCAGAGATTGTATAACTGTACGCATCAATAAAGTTGGTAATGGATTTATATCCATTAAATTCTGCATGACAATAGCCAATATCTCTTGTGTGAATACTGATTTTTCAGCAAAACACAATGATGTAGCTATCAAAATAGAAtgtatatattagaaaataaaataatattttttataagtataaataatcttaaattgttattagttattattttacctttaaTAATGTACTTGAGGTCATTAGGATCCGAATCCATTGTGTGTAATGCAATCAAAAGTTCAGCTGGACTGACTGGAGGATTTGAGTTTGAATAATTAATGCCCAAAATTCTGTTGAAAACCTTAGTTaaagaaacataaataattgtattaatcaattaaaatacatgtttgtaacaaaatacatttgtaaactATACCTCTTTTACAACAtttggatttaattttattagttgagGCAAagcattcaaaatatatttcttatctaAGCCCGATATTATTGGTACCAAGAAACGTACTTCAACTAActgattttcatataattttttaactcttGATACTAATTCAACTGATGGaatttctaaaacaaaaaataaaacataaagtagttattctatatatatttttaataaattttaattatattatagtctttaaTCTCTAAAGTTAAtcttttagatttatattattcttttttttgtatgatgCTGAACtgtatttaagtattacaaataatcaacattataaacatatattgaaatatattttatattatgtttatataccaaataaataaaataactcggATACTTAAAATATGTGTACTTCTAtagttgtatatgtataatcaaatatttttattcataaattatcaaaaaaaaaacattatttatagcaAAAGAAGTCTGAATAAGGGCataccttaaaatatttaagcagcTTCGGGAAGAGCGATGATTTATGGTGTTCTACTAGTTAGTCAAATTAAGAAAGTACATTAGATTACTCCAACCAATAAAAGATTACCAAGATCAaagaaaaactttttaatatataatactatattattcaaCAAATTTCAGAATggaatatattagaatattatacacatactagtattattattatactatataatatagtatttataggtacctacatattcaGGGCAGGCAAAAGCTATGGGCGACCTGAGCAACTGCCCAGGACGCCAGTACTCAGGGGGCAccaaactaaaaacaatttttatttaatttatcttttaatacgCATTAACATTTAACAGTCTACACGATTGAAATATTCATTatctaatgttattttaattgataatatatctgCAATTatctcatatttatataaagaactagttttaatattaattttagttataagtatataatttaaaataatattattttttatgcaatgCGGCAATTTTTGTaagtttatataagtataaccttattacaatattataatatgatcagGTAATAAAgttgtaagttataatataaaatacatacctactgatttcatttaaccttactaaaaaacttaattttactaCTACCCAAATTAGGAGGGGGGGGGGTTGAAAGGGCCAAACATGGTCTTGCCCAGGGCGCCAATACTTCTAGCACTGGCCttgtaaatatcatattattctttACTATAAATGGgtataataggtaaaataaatgaaaatatgatattttttaaacacagtaagtatacttattataataatttaaaagttaaatctaTACATAAGACTGATATATTTAGtaacaaaaatgtacatttattaaatttctatgCAGACAACTAAGGTATaaacaaatactatatatttactaaatacatATTGGTACAaagtactatactactatacactaaaaatatgtcttaaacaatctaatttataataaattatcaaatatatttttaaagaaatgtatttaataaaagtgtTGAATTACATTTGAAACAAGAaagcttttatataataatatgaagttaggtttagtataatattaccttaAATTATCTTGTATTACCTTTAGTATTGTTAATATTAGATATTCTTACTCTATGTATTAGATCAaacaatattctattaaaattataacagtatttactaatataaagtaaatttaataatgataattttggtttacaatacataatatattataacagttattttattCACTTGTTAAGTAGCCGCCTCACTTTACTTTTGGATTTTGGTCCATCGTCTTCATCAGATTCTGCATATCTTTCTGCATGtgatacaatatatgtattgacTAAGTAATCGATaccaatatgttttttatactcAAATAAGTTTGGAACATTCATCACAAATGTTAAGCAATGAATGGGTACTAATCTGTCATCAACAATAATATGTGCAAATTCGTTAGGTTGAAAAGTGTCAAAATGCACCTTTTTTGATTCATCCGTGACTCCAATATTAGCTTTAGGTCCCAACCACACGATTTTTGCTCGTTTTTCACATAAATCATTTTCATGTAGCTCAAGAATTTGTGCGTAAAAGATTCTAGTTGAAGTTTCTTCATTCAAAGATACAATATCACCTACAGTCCAAAGTTGATTCATATAACGAAACTGATCAGTCTTGCGTAAAGTGTATGGACAGcgaaaatcataaaatgtagATGAACAAGGATCTTTTTTTGACTTGTCTTTAACTTTTTTTGATACTGATACTCCAGTAGGATTCGAAGGTGAATCATCTTCACTTGACGAAGACATATTATCAGTCAACAGTGTCGgtgtagtttaaattaaaacaactgTTAATGAATCTATTTAGAatctgataattatttatttactttactaAAAACTAGTTTAACTATTcaaaaatcgaaataaataatagtataatacttttaagttataatagatAGATGGAAAAAGTGAAAACCTTAGATCACATATACTACCTACTGCTACTATGGATcagtattgtaatttgtagttaGTTACTCGACTCAACGTTATattcttgtattattttgttatcgaTAATAACAGTGTTAGAATTACATATTCGAAGTGCGCATGCGTGTAGCAACTCCTTGCATTAGTATTCACAGGTATAATGGGCAATCCCCAAGTATAACTAATCATCTGTGGATAAATATGCGATAAGTTGCATCGCGCATGCGCATTCAACGGTTAATTGTCAGTGTTCACTACTTACACGACATAAGTAGGTAACATTTTACCTACAAGGCTACAATTTATAGGTTAAACTATATTCAACCAAATTTGACTTGGCATGGGCGAAAACAgaaaattttctaataaaaaataagttctcTCCCCAATAATTAAACCCAATTTCTGCCTGTGATCAATGATCATCGTATaaagcaaaattatttttccttgAAGCTGATAATAacgttttacattaattatagtgaacgaaatatattacctattgtatattaaatttcgttttgcaattttattttttgttaaattaaatttttttgaaaatagttaaataaaaaattataatttttaacttttttaccaaaacattaaaatgaattaaaacataaaatatttgtagttcttgtccctgtgaattttattaaaaaccagaattatgatatcttcATTATTTTAGGATATTTcacaatgggtaaatcctcacagGACACATAGTCGAATATAAATAACACAAGAACATAGACAAACTTCTAGACAAACCCAAAGACTTAATACTTAGTACAAAGGCTATGGACAAaccatatataaattataaataccacaGAATATTCTGTGATACTATTATGTaccactattattataaatcaataaaaattaaccgataaagttataatatttcattggaAAAATTCcaggtaatttaattaattcatcagTCTATTAGTTATTTCCATATCTAAATAAGTTTTTACCCATGGTTATTTCTATTTTCACACTTTTTgaactacaataattaataatattaaaattagttatgaACTAATTCTGaagtaattcattttaaaaactatatactaaAATTTGAACTATATAGTTCATATTTAATGGCTtaacttaaacttaaattagctcatttttaaaaaaaaactttccccCATCGgtgattttagattctgaacggggtggaatgaatgtattgattatacaatgatgtgtgttttattattattatttttttttgtgttatcaCGTTTTAGAAACTATTGGAGTAGTAATactagtaatagtgctttgatttttgacttcagcccctctttgaaaaggaaattgaatttAGTTGGTACATTAGGggtcaaaagtataaaaaaaattccagtaattttcaaaagcgtcaggaaaaaccttgaaaaagtaacggaaaaatgggaatttttacgcatgaCCACTTGTTTTGATTTTGCTGAACTCAAAGacgaatcattataaatacttgacattttcaccaaatgtttatattagcattatctatttacgattaaattttcaacatttttttttatgaaatgccGATTAacaaaatttggctttccaacattttttttaaattttaaaggtttattataagttgtttcttattatagtaaaaaaaataaaaataaaaaccgttagtcaagatttttgtttataagcattaaaagttcaaatgttttcaaaatatgtcaaaatctcgaaaatttgcaaggaattttgaaagttgaaaattaataaaatttttgtgatttatatctaatgttaaaaaacccaacacaaggttttccataactttttcttcaaataactataaaataaaactccagtgtcaatatagaaaaaaatttacgagtgtatgaaattaatttttttatgaaatcgagcaaaataacgatatattacaatttttaatataggtaataatattaatataataatatatcctactaattatccgacctagactgacaaatcatctccgttcagaatcatttttcgtatacaatgatacctgttatttcattcaaattcaactcatccattatagtgacctactcatctccatctctactatacagcagaacaATATCCACTTgatcaccttttttttttatatattacaaaattaaaaaccaaaaacctATTCATGGAAATTCCATAACATTATTTTGTGTTACgcccttaaaaataaaaattaagccaCTCACCTTTTTCAGTAATAGTATGCAACACTCGGGTTATCATTGCTTCA
This genomic window contains:
- the LOC132923446 gene encoding armadillo repeat-containing protein 2 isoform X1, encoding MSDRVNVAKLPKTSSEIISEAKAALNPSLYVKPLSTNRPFTPRERVFFCHRRTNRPPSAFKLQQVQLQEKKKTSCTKLPALNSTKYSTANNLDCKKEIKRQTQSSSPSTTRRRSNSDVANNANILSRKKMSSLSFPLSIDTLLKNHYEQNVYDHEYMSHENEINEARALCFDIHTDCLWVVSLIETKMKKNFETSEMCSLLNKLAMAIKRENLSVIRDENKKETILKTVFKLVNTSPDDELTVHILLVLLQMQVTGKYLATVCKLIFKISRLDKNDNLFLKTNVLTLFVDILGLATPHEDSESLIYGYGALKFLTMNPDLMERAMNNGCLSLMLLHLKMINLERTERQIMPETINHVLYQLTGTLRNVVNDRKFYVELLSSGGLVTIYRALELFSGDIDVVTNISRILSIMSTDGKCCEALVECWSNVSVLMSIIEKYPGQEEIVVRITYALGNILTNNENARHQLYETHCSMGTFLNLMQLYLEKDLNNISRDVKFNIVEDVLIKVIRVIVNMSIQPEIGAKLVKVADEYHPVHKVKECEQFLDSLLTILRRKSIDENEELVLAALAALNNLSYYADMSKPNCGPFGSRQLDITQALSLLLTTRNRFCKVEVARVFGNLTRSATVRDYLLETSGLLAVTNCLDSGDIELLVVCCGVLVNMTSDENNREAFKNYNGISKMVNILRSSGERNWTLSSLICQTLWNVCSDSDIFPGDPMAVLDTLVKLTDEEQLFGELLSSNEEKVAEYKQWEDFASVATNLLEWLDELLEGRFDNVEQ
- the LOC132923448 gene encoding uncharacterized protein LOC132923448 is translated as MSSSSEDDSPSNPTGVSVSKKVKDKSKKDPCSSTFYDFRCPYTLRKTDQFRYMNQLWTVGDIVSLNEETSTRIFYAQILELHENDLCEKRAKIVWLGPKANIGVTDESKKVHFDTFQPNEFAHIIVDDRLVPIHCLTFVMNVPNLFEYKKHIGIDYLVNTYIVSHAERYAESDEDDGPKSKSKVRRLLNK
- the LOC132923446 gene encoding armadillo repeat-containing protein 2 isoform X2; this encodes MSDRVNVAKLPKTSSEIISEAKAALNPSLYVKPLSTNRPFTPRERVFFCHRRTNRPPSAFKLQQVQLQEKKKTSCTKLPALNSTKYSTANNYCKKEIKRQTQSSSPSTTRRRSNSDVANNANILSRKKMSSLSFPLSIDTLLKNHYEQNVYDHEYMSHENEINEARALCFDIHTDCLWVVSLIETKMKKNFETSEMCSLLNKLAMAIKRENLSVIRDENKKETILKTVFKLVNTSPDDELTVHILLVLLQMQVTGKYLATVCKLIFKISRLDKNDNLFLKTNVLTLFVDILGLATPHEDSESLIYGYGALKFLTMNPDLMERAMNNGCLSLMLLHLKMINLERTERQIMPETINHVLYQLTGTLRNVVNDRKFYVELLSSGGLVTIYRALELFSGDIDVVTNISRILSIMSTDGKCCEALVECWSNVSVLMSIIEKYPGQEEIVVRITYALGNILTNNENARHQLYETHCSMGTFLNLMQLYLEKDLNNISRDVKFNIVEDVLIKVIRVIVNMSIQPEIGAKLVKVADEYHPVHKVKECEQFLDSLLTILRRKSIDENEELVLAALAALNNLSYYADMSKPNCGPFGSRQLDITQALSLLLTTRNRFCKVEVARVFGNLTRSATVRDYLLETSGLLAVTNCLDSGDIELLVVCCGVLVNMTSDENNREAFKNYNGISKMVNILRSSGERNWTLSSLICQTLWNVCSDSDIFPGDPMAVLDTLVKLTDEEQLFGELLSSNEEKVAEYKQWEDFASVATNLLEWLDELLEGRFDNVEQ